A section of the Metabacillus endolithicus genome encodes:
- the speD gene encoding adenosylmethionine decarboxylase has translation METMGRHVISELWGCDFDKLNDMDYIEKTFVNAALKSGAEIREVAFHKFAPQGVSGVVIISESHLTIHSFPEHGYASIDVYTCGDLNPNIAADHIAESLGAQTRENIEIPRGMGPVQVKQAQAKAL, from the coding sequence ATGGAAACAATGGGTAGACACGTAATCTCTGAACTATGGGGTTGCGATTTTGATAAGTTAAATGACATGGATTACATTGAAAAAACATTTGTAAATGCAGCATTAAAATCAGGCGCGGAAATTAGAGAGGTTGCTTTTCACAAATTTGCTCCTCAAGGAGTAAGTGGTGTGGTTATTATCTCTGAATCACATTTGACAATTCACAGCTTTCCAGAGCATGGTTATGCTAGTATCGATGTTTACACTTGCGGTGATTTAAATCCTAACATTGCTGCAGATCATATTGCAGAATCTTTAGGAGCACAAACTCGTGAAAACATTGAGATCCCTAGAGGTATGGGACCGGTACAAGTAAAGCAAGCTCAAGCAAAAGCTCTTTAA
- a CDS encoding cytosolic protein — MSFVNKLKDIFSTHQETRENHHNPDLKSHYYKTTNKKALQSVKELIEQTPGMTVTSVSEERGEMSVNVDRPRKAFLIVTVISVRPFETAVDFTATTTTVLPTDFGYSKKLITELYKKLDQKESFVGTGKTRK; from the coding sequence ATGAGTTTTGTGAATAAATTAAAAGATATTTTTAGTACCCATCAAGAAACAAGGGAAAATCACCATAATCCCGATTTGAAAAGTCATTATTATAAAACAACGAATAAAAAAGCATTACAATCTGTAAAAGAATTAATTGAACAAACACCAGGAATGACTGTTACATCTGTTTCAGAAGAACGTGGAGAAATGAGCGTAAACGTTGATCGTCCGAGAAAAGCTTTTCTTATTGTAACGGTTATTTCTGTGCGTCCTTTTGAGACAGCAGTTGATTTTACAGCGACTACAACAACGGTCCTCCCGACAGATTTTGGATACAGTAAGAAATTAATTACTGAACTTTACAAAAAGCTCGACCAAAAAGAATCATTTGTTGGAACTGGGAAAACACGAAAATAA
- the nrdR gene encoding transcriptional regulator NrdR, whose product MKCPSCQHNGTRVLDSRPVDEGKSIRRRRECEECQYRFTTFEKVEEFPLIVVKKEGTREEFSREKILRGLIKACEKRPVPLQKLEDVVHDIEKELRNQGVSEVNSEFVGEMVMDRLARIDEVAYVRFASVYRQFKDINVFIEELTDLIKKVR is encoded by the coding sequence ATGAAATGTCCTTCGTGTCAGCATAATGGGACAAGAGTATTAGACTCACGGCCTGTAGATGAGGGAAAATCAATTCGACGCCGACGTGAATGTGAAGAATGTCAATATCGATTTACTACATTTGAAAAGGTTGAGGAATTCCCATTAATTGTCGTGAAAAAGGAAGGGACTAGAGAAGAGTTTAGTCGTGAGAAAATTTTAAGAGGTCTTATTAAAGCGTGTGAAAAAAGACCGGTTCCCCTGCAAAAGCTTGAGGATGTTGTTCATGATATTGAGAAGGAACTGAGAAATCAAGGTGTCTCTGAAGTTAACAGTGAATTTGTAGGTGAAATGGTCATGGACAGGCTTGCGAGAATTGATGAGGTAGCATATGTGAGGTTTGCATCCGTTTATCGTCAATTTAAGGATATTAATGTGTTTATTGAAGAGTTAACCGATTTAATTAAGAAAGTAAGATAG